A genomic window from Helicobacter suis HS1 includes:
- the smpB gene encoding SsrA-binding protein: MKEPIRNKKAFFDYEILETLEAGIVLAGSEVKAIRVGRVNLKDNFVRIIRGEAFLFGVHVGHLPTANVYYKPDERRPRKLLLHKKQIHKWSVEVGQKRLSIVALQLYFNAKNRVKLQIALVKGKKLYDKRESMKQRVLDREAKSQLRNHLRGGM; encoded by the coding sequence GTGAAAGAGCCGATACGCAATAAAAAGGCTTTCTTTGATTATGAGATTTTAGAGACTTTGGAGGCGGGTATTGTTTTGGCAGGTTCTGAGGTCAAGGCAATCCGTGTGGGTAGGGTAAATTTAAAGGATAATTTTGTTAGGATTATCAGAGGCGAGGCTTTTTTATTTGGGGTGCATGTTGGGCATCTACCAACGGCCAATGTTTATTATAAACCCGATGAGAGACGGCCTCGTAAATTGCTACTACACAAAAAACAGATTCATAAATGGTCTGTTGAAGTGGGTCAAAAGCGCCTTAGTATCGTGGCATTGCAGTTATATTTTAACGCTAAAAACCGGGTGAAACTCCAGATCGCTTTGGTGAAGGGTAAGAAACTTTATGATAAAAGAGAGAGCATGAAACAAAGGGTTTTAGATAGGGAGGCTAAGAGCCAATTAAGGAATCATTTGCGGGGTGGAATGTGA
- the exbB gene encoding TonB-system energizer ExbB: protein MKEMVDYGILGFLAFLSVIVIAIGIERVWFYATVRVDDYKDKRKLELDLHRRLTLVATIGSNAPYVGLLGTVTGIMITFIELGNTSAVDTKAIMVGLALALKSTGMGLIVAIPSVVIYNMLVRKSEIIATKWDIYHHPATEGAGYNRLDTDF from the coding sequence GTGAAAGAGATGGTGGATTATGGGATTTTGGGATTTTTGGCGTTTTTATCAGTGATCGTGATTGCTATTGGGATTGAGCGGGTGTGGTTTTATGCCACCGTGCGCGTAGATGATTATAAAGATAAACGCAAGCTAGAACTAGATTTACACCGCCGTTTAACCTTAGTGGCCACTATTGGTTCTAACGCGCCTTATGTGGGACTTTTGGGCACGGTAACAGGGATCATGATTACCTTTATTGAACTAGGCAATACCTCAGCGGTGGATACTAAAGCAATCATGGTTGGTTTAGCCCTTGCGCTTAAATCTACTGGTATGGGTCTGATTGTGGCTATTCCTTCTGTTGTGATTTATAACATGTTGGTGCGCAAAAGCGAGATTATCGCGACTAAATGGGATATTTACCACCACCCGGCCACAGAGGGAGCGGGGTATAATCGCCTAGATACAGATTTTTAG
- the hsrA gene encoding homeostatic response regulator transcription factor HsrA: protein MRILLVENNADLSKEISAYLSEKSFQVDVAENLEDGEYYISIRNYDLVLISLELSDGNGLSLVPYAKAKHASIVSIMLANNASSEQEIKAFKEGVDDFIAKPFDLGVLVARIEARLRFWGSSIIEIEDLVINPDEEKIVYKGKEIEVKGKPFEVLTHLARHRDQIVSKEQLLDAIWEEPELVTPNVIEVAINQIRQKMDKPLGISTVETVRRRGYRFCYPKSVENS from the coding sequence ATGCGTATCTTGTTGGTGGAAAACAACGCTGATTTAAGCAAAGAAATTAGCGCCTACCTCAGCGAAAAGAGTTTTCAGGTAGATGTAGCAGAGAATTTAGAGGATGGCGAGTATTACATCAGCATCCGCAATTACGATCTTGTACTGATTAGTTTAGAGCTTAGCGATGGTAATGGCTTAAGTTTAGTACCTTATGCAAAGGCTAAACACGCCTCTATTGTAAGCATCATGCTAGCCAATAATGCCTCCAGTGAGCAAGAAATCAAAGCCTTTAAGGAGGGGGTAGATGATTTTATCGCTAAGCCTTTTGATTTGGGGGTGCTTGTGGCTAGGATTGAGGCGAGACTACGCTTTTGGGGTTCTAGCATTATTGAAATTGAAGATCTTGTGATTAATCCAGATGAGGAAAAGATCGTATATAAGGGTAAGGAAATTGAAGTTAAAGGTAAACCCTTTGAAGTGCTTACTCATCTAGCACGCCACCGCGATCAAATCGTGTCTAAAGAGCAACTTTTAGACGCTATTTGGGAAGAGCCAGAATTAGTAACGCCTAATGTGATTGAGGTGGCCATTAATCAGATTCGCCAAAAAATGGACAAACCACTAGGTATTTCCACCGTAGAAACCGTGCGCCGTAGGGGGTATCGTTTCTGTTACCCAAAAAGTGTAGAAAACTCTTGA
- a CDS encoding SEL1-like repeat protein has protein sequence MYRNGEGVEKDLQKAEEYFKRARKLCFMGSVSGFF, from the coding sequence ATGTATAGGAATGGAGAGGGTGTAGAAAAAGATTTACAAAAGGCTGAGGAATATTTCAAAAGGGCTCGTAAGTTATGTTTCATGGGCAGCGTGAGTGGATTTTTCTAG
- a CDS encoding peptidylprolyl isomerase, producing MKALKVYEIDPTLLASYQYAVIKTNKGAIKIHLFGQEAPQAVTNFATLAKEGFYNRLNFHRVITGFVAQGGCPLGTGMGGPDYRIRCEVQNNPHKHKRGALSMAHAGRDTGGSQFFLCFEPQPHLDGEHTVFGQIEEEESLRVLDSLKQGDIIETIHILAQ from the coding sequence ATGAAAGCTCTAAAAGTTTATGAAATAGACCCCACACTTTTGGCTTCTTATCAGTATGCGGTTATTAAAACCAATAAGGGGGCGATTAAAATCCACTTATTCGGGCAAGAAGCGCCACAGGCGGTAACTAATTTTGCGACTTTAGCCAAAGAGGGTTTTTATAATAGGCTAAATTTTCACCGCGTAATTACCGGGTTTGTAGCTCAGGGGGGTTGTCCTCTTGGTACGGGAATGGGTGGACCAGATTATCGTATCCGCTGTGAAGTGCAAAATAACCCGCACAAACATAAAAGGGGCGCATTAAGCATGGCACATGCCGGCAGAGACACGGGTGGTAGCCAGTTTTTCCTCTGTTTTGAGCCCCAACCCCATTTAGACGGGGAGCATACGGTTTTTGGACAAATTGAGGAGGAGGAGAGTTTAAGGGTTTTGGATAGTTTAAAGCAAGGGGATATCATTGAAACGATTCATATCTTAGCGCAATGA
- the tatA gene encoding twin-arginine translocase TatA/TatE family subunit yields MGGFTSVWHWLIVLVVILLLFGAKRIPELAKGLGSGIKNFKKAVKDDEEEKKEGKEEVQTLHTTSPNPQTPNSPQSSTQTKDPTKVS; encoded by the coding sequence ATGGGTGGTTTTACAAGTGTTTGGCATTGGCTGATTGTTTTAGTGGTGATCTTGCTTTTATTTGGGGCTAAAAGAATCCCTGAGTTGGCTAAGGGGCTTGGTAGCGGGATTAAGAACTTTAAAAAGGCTGTGAAAGATGATGAGGAGGAGAAAAAAGAGGGTAAGGAGGAGGTGCAAACTTTACACACCACTAGCCCTAATCCACAAACCCCAAATAGCCCACAGAGTAGCACACAAACTAAAGACCCTACCAAAGTTAGCTAA
- the dapE gene encoding succinyl-diaminopimelate desuccinylase, translating into MNAITLAQKLLTYPTITPKEEGVFAYLASLLPDFKVLHANKEPVKNIFLYRDFGGENPLHFCFAGHVDVVPPGEGWSVDPFAGVLVDNFLYGRGAQDMKGGIAAFFCAVIEFCKHVQKPKIPLILSILLTSDEEGKAKFGTKHMLEVLQKKHLLPHFALVAEPTSMQTLGDSIKVGRRGSISGNIIVQGVPGHVAYPKKCLNPIDLISDKLNLLAGALLDKGDAFFEPSRLVLTSIESHVPAENMTPRSLKIAFNVRHSPATTREDVENFLDRVLSKVPCDIHLRQNSLPFVSSKDSLILSYLKQAITEVLEITPALNTKGGTSDARFFRALGVEVVEFGVCNDRIHSTDERVGVEELEQLQSVFFRLLDLFFKKSLER; encoded by the coding sequence ATGAATGCTATTACTCTTGCCCAAAAACTTTTAACCTACCCAACTATCACACCCAAAGAAGAGGGGGTTTTTGCCTACCTAGCCTCTCTTTTGCCAGATTTTAAAGTCTTGCACGCTAATAAAGAACCGGTTAAAAATATATTTCTTTATAGAGATTTTGGCGGGGAAAACCCCTTGCATTTTTGCTTTGCCGGGCATGTAGATGTTGTGCCTCCGGGGGAGGGCTGGAGTGTAGATCCTTTTGCTGGGGTACTTGTGGATAATTTTTTATATGGGCGCGGAGCGCAGGATATGAAGGGAGGCATTGCGGCCTTTTTTTGTGCTGTGATAGAGTTTTGTAAACATGTTCAAAAGCCAAAAATCCCTTTGATTCTCTCTATTCTTTTAACCAGTGATGAGGAGGGTAAAGCCAAGTTTGGTACAAAACACATGCTAGAGGTTTTGCAAAAAAAGCATTTATTGCCCCATTTTGCTTTAGTGGCCGAACCTACGAGTATGCAGACCCTAGGCGATAGTATTAAAGTTGGTAGAAGAGGGTCAATCAGCGGAAACATCATCGTACAAGGCGTGCCCGGGCATGTGGCCTATCCTAAAAAATGTTTAAATCCTATTGATCTTATTTCTGATAAATTGAATTTACTAGCCGGAGCGCTTTTAGACAAGGGTGATGCTTTTTTTGAGCCCTCCCGCTTGGTGCTTACCTCCATTGAAAGCCATGTGCCCGCAGAAAACATGACACCCAGAAGCCTAAAGATTGCCTTTAATGTCCGCCATTCGCCCGCCACCACGCGCGAAGATGTGGAAAATTTCTTAGATAGAGTACTCTCTAAAGTCCCCTGTGATATTCATTTAAGACAAAATTCTTTGCCCTTTGTCTCCTCTAAAGATAGCCTCATTCTCTCATATCTTAAACAAGCCATTACAGAAGTTTTAGAAATCACCCCTGCACTTAACACTAAGGGGGGCACTAGCGATGCGCGCTTTTTTAGGGCGCTGGGGGTGGAGGTTGTAGAGTTTGGTGTGTGTAACGATCGCATCCACTCTACTGATGAGAGGGTAGGGGTGGAGGAGTTAGAACAACTCCAAAGCGTCTTTTTTAGATTGCTTGATTTGTTTTTTAAAAAATCGCTAGAAAGATGA
- the tnpA gene encoding IS200/IS605 family transposase: MVKSSDIRHGRHCVFLLHVHLIFVTKYRRKAFSKEVIDFLGEVFKKVCEDFESELVEFDGESDHVHLLINYPPKVSISKLVNSLKGVSSRRVRAQQFKSVCNTLWGDHLWSPSYFAGSCGGAPLELIKRYIQEQETPV, from the coding sequence ATGGTAAAGTCTAGTGATATTAGACACGGCAGACATTGTGTATTTCTCTTGCATGTGCATTTGATCTTTGTAACAAAATATAGGCGTAAGGCTTTCAGCAAAGAAGTGATAGACTTTCTAGGCGAAGTCTTTAAAAAAGTGTGTGAGGACTTTGAAAGCGAGTTAGTAGAGTTTGATGGAGAATCTGATCATGTGCATTTGCTCATCAACTACCCACCCAAAGTGAGTATTTCTAAGCTGGTTAATTCTTTGAAAGGTGTGAGCTCTAGAAGGGTGCGTGCCCAGCAGTTTAAAAGTGTTTGTAACACATTATGGGGTGATCACTTGTGGTCGCCTAGCTATTTTGCTGGCAGTTGTGGCGGTGCTCCTTTGGAGCTGATTAAACGCTATATCCAAGAGCAAGAAACACCTGTTTAG
- a CDS encoding 4-(cytidine 5'-diphospho)-2-C-methyl-D-erythritol kinase, with the protein MNAFECIAYPKVNIFLKILGLEASYHTLLSRLMLVKTQICDYLFVKRAPFLLKGNFACSLEKNTIYKMLQILKTHLQAKNHPETLELAIEVEKHIPIGAGLGGGSADAGVLLRELNTRLELGLSLQECYQIGAQVGSDVNFFISGFNSAHVFHFGELIESFEEESLEIEILTPEIFCNTAQVYQAFDRLSMSTKGEQNWKTIQSHTLLKHFTRATLNDLYTPAITLYPALKEFEKHLDNTQPYFFSGSGSSFFRLKEVCERADTQ; encoded by the coding sequence ATGAATGCGTTTGAGTGTATCGCCTATCCTAAGGTGAATATCTTTTTAAAAATTCTAGGATTGGAGGCGTCTTATCACACTCTTTTATCTAGGCTAATGCTTGTAAAAACCCAAATATGCGATTATCTTTTTGTTAAAAGAGCTCCCTTTTTGCTTAAGGGTAATTTTGCTTGCTCTCTTGAGAAAAACACGATTTATAAAATGCTACAGATACTTAAAACTCACCTCCAAGCTAAAAACCACCCCGAAACCCTAGAATTAGCCATTGAAGTAGAAAAACATATCCCTATAGGTGCAGGGCTTGGAGGCGGGAGTGCAGATGCGGGGGTGCTTTTAAGAGAGCTTAATACCCGTTTAGAATTAGGTTTGAGTTTACAAGAATGTTATCAAATTGGCGCACAAGTAGGCAGTGATGTGAATTTTTTTATCTCTGGCTTTAATAGTGCGCATGTTTTTCATTTTGGTGAGCTAATCGAGTCTTTTGAAGAGGAGAGTTTAGAAATAGAAATTTTAACCCCTGAAATTTTTTGTAACACAGCTCAAGTTTATCAAGCCTTTGATCGCCTATCTATGTCCACTAAAGGAGAGCAAAATTGGAAAACAATACAGAGCCATACTTTACTCAAACATTTCACGCGCGCCACTCTTAATGATCTGTACACCCCTGCTATCACACTTTACCCTGCATTAAAAGAGTTTGAGAAACATTTAGATAATACACAGCCTTATTTTTTTAGCGGGAGTGGGAGTAGCTTTTTTAGACTTAAGGAAGTGTGTGAAAGAGCCGATACGCAATAA
- a CDS encoding carbon storage regulator: MLILARKLGEGVVIGEHIHIRVVSIDKGSVKLGFDAPSHLLILRSELKEAVALENKKASGDVSDTLLEGIGKQLGKLE; encoded by the coding sequence ATGTTAATTTTAGCCAGAAAATTAGGGGAGGGTGTGGTGATTGGGGAGCATATCCATATACGGGTTGTCTCAATTGATAAGGGAAGTGTAAAACTTGGTTTTGATGCCCCCTCTCACTTGCTTATTTTGCGCTCTGAACTCAAAGAAGCGGTGGCTTTAGAAAACAAGAAAGCCTCCGGAGATGTTAGCGATACGCTTTTAGAGGGCATTGGTAAACAACTGGGTAAATTAGAATGA
- the mnmG gene encoding tRNA uridine-5-carboxymethylaminomethyl(34) synthesis enzyme MnmG produces the protein MGAKVHLLTLLIENIGLASCNPAIGGLGKGHLVKEIDALGGVMGILSDLSGLQFRILNASKGPAVRGTRAQIDMDLYRQNARNLVLNTSNLSVSQEMVEGLLIENGAVVGVKSTLGKEYKASKVILTTGTFLQGLVHIGTHTSQNGRFGESASIELAKHLKTLGLEIGRLKTGTCPRLAGNSIDFTELEAHFGDFPPPKFSHKTKDFNPIQLPCFITYTNSKTHALIEQNFHLAPMFSGQIEGVGPRYCPSIEDKIYRFKDKERHQLFLEPQTKSGSEYYVNGLSTSLPFHLQEQVIHSIKGLEHAHITRYGYAIEYDFIQPTGLEYSLESKQIKNLYLAGQINGTTGYEEAAAQGLLAGINACLTLQNKPPLILRRDEAYIGVMIDDLVSKGTQEPYRMFTSRAEYRLLLREDNARWRLCKYAYALGLMSEKEHAKLQKQQDQITKALENLKNTHFTPSKETLQKLQDLGQEGINDKCNGVFLAGRDSCSVEILSSLFSFLQNLEPEVLEQVKIACKYHSYIEKQSASIARMEQMLQNKIPSDFVFHKIPGLGLEAIEKLERFRPKSLFEASQISGITPSNLEVLQLYLHLHTKTTLKELP, from the coding sequence ATGGGCGCTAAGGTGCATCTACTCACGCTTTTAATAGAAAATATCGGGCTAGCTAGCTGTAACCCGGCCATTGGTGGACTTGGTAAGGGGCATTTGGTTAAAGAAATTGATGCCTTAGGCGGGGTCATGGGGATTTTAAGCGATTTATCTGGTTTGCAATTTCGCATCCTTAATGCCTCTAAAGGACCAGCTGTACGGGGTACGCGCGCTCAAATTGATATGGATCTCTACCGCCAAAATGCCCGCAATTTAGTGTTAAACACTTCTAATTTAAGCGTTTCTCAAGAAATGGTGGAGGGTTTACTCATAGAAAATGGGGCTGTGGTGGGGGTTAAAAGTACTCTTGGTAAAGAATATAAAGCCTCAAAGGTTATTCTCACTACAGGAACTTTTTTACAAGGCCTAGTACACATCGGGACACATACAAGCCAAAACGGGCGCTTTGGTGAGAGCGCTTCTATTGAGCTAGCCAAGCATTTAAAAACTCTAGGTTTAGAAATAGGGCGGCTTAAAACCGGCACCTGCCCGCGTTTGGCTGGAAATAGCATTGATTTTACAGAGCTAGAAGCCCACTTTGGGGATTTTCCTCCGCCTAAATTTAGCCATAAAACAAAGGATTTTAACCCCATACAATTACCCTGTTTTATCACCTACACTAATTCTAAAACCCACGCCCTTATTGAGCAAAATTTCCATTTAGCGCCTATGTTTAGCGGCCAAATAGAGGGGGTGGGGCCGCGTTATTGCCCTAGCATTGAGGATAAAATTTATCGCTTTAAAGATAAAGAGCGCCACCAACTTTTTTTAGAACCCCAAACAAAAAGTGGCAGTGAGTATTATGTCAACGGGCTAAGTACTTCTCTACCCTTTCATTTACAAGAACAAGTTATTCACTCCATTAAAGGCTTAGAGCACGCCCACATTACGCGCTATGGTTATGCCATTGAGTATGATTTTATCCAGCCTACAGGGCTTGAATACTCCCTAGAGAGTAAACAGATTAAAAATCTCTATTTAGCAGGCCAAATCAATGGTACAACTGGCTATGAAGAGGCAGCAGCACAAGGATTACTTGCCGGAATTAATGCTTGTTTGACTTTACAAAATAAACCCCCCTTAATTTTGCGGCGTGATGAGGCCTACATCGGTGTGATGATTGATGATTTAGTCAGTAAGGGCACACAAGAACCTTATCGCATGTTTACCTCTCGCGCTGAATACCGCCTACTACTACGAGAGGATAATGCAAGGTGGCGTCTTTGCAAGTATGCTTATGCTTTAGGATTAATGAGTGAGAAAGAGCATGCCAAATTACAAAAGCAACAAGATCAGATCACAAAAGCCCTAGAAAATCTTAAAAACACACATTTTACGCCCTCTAAAGAAACCCTACAAAAACTCCAAGATTTAGGACAAGAGGGGATTAATGATAAATGTAATGGGGTGTTTTTAGCCGGACGCGATAGCTGTAGTGTAGAGATTTTAAGCTCTCTTTTTAGCTTTTTACAAAATTTAGAGCCAGAGGTTTTAGAGCAAGTTAAAATTGCCTGTAAATACCATAGCTACATTGAAAAACAAAGCGCCTCTATTGCAAGAATGGAGCAGATGTTACAAAATAAAATCCCCTCAGATTTTGTCTTCCATAAAATCCCCGGTCTTGGCCTAGAGGCCATAGAAAAGTTAGAGAGATTTCGCCCTAAAAGTCTCTTTGAGGCCTCACAGATTAGCGGAATCACCCCTTCTAACTTAGAAGTGTTGCAACTCTACCTCCACCTACACACTAAAACCACTCTTAAAGAGCTCCCATGA
- a CDS encoding glycosyltransferase family 9 protein yields the protein MLFLSHGYVDKLKKQCRSFLLSIAGRPLFFLSSIVVLMTRKRRTLPSCKTLLVIRLDNLGDYCLFRNFLQPLRETYADYEITLVCNAAYYEIVQACDAAYLDHIIPVDISRWYSYIHGFFYHLKILYQLSCKSYTTILVPLRRRSIWADDYLARFLPASHKICTQEVHLPHDPYNMFNDPTFYTTMIDTSFAPLFEFDRNKYVFSQLLGKPLTEITYHLDLSSLPKDFSLPCPEKYGVFVLGASSPRRKWALTSWIQLAQKIDPSFKVVLCGTAGEVLEGAKIERSCPRVLNLVRKTSLLELVHVLSRASFIVSTESGVPHLAMALGLGPVFVISNGNGLGYFVPYPQHLTNTDYHVIYHPEIEALLQTPHGFGRCMEAYKDNRLDLRISHPEFAKRVAEKMFPDFVKDI from the coding sequence ATGCTGTTTCTGTCTCATGGTTATGTGGATAAACTTAAGAAACAGTGTCGCTCTTTTCTACTCTCCATCGCAGGTCGCCCGCTTTTCTTTTTAAGTTCCATAGTGGTTTTAATGACGCGTAAACGCAGAACCCTTCCCTCTTGCAAAACCCTTTTAGTGATTAGGCTTGATAATCTGGGCGATTATTGTCTATTTAGAAATTTTTTACAACCTTTGCGCGAAACTTACGCGGACTATGAAATCACCCTTGTGTGCAATGCGGCTTATTATGAGATAGTTCAGGCCTGTGATGCAGCTTATTTAGATCACATCATTCCAGTAGATATATCTAGGTGGTATTCTTATATCCATGGCTTCTTCTACCATCTTAAAATACTCTATCAACTCTCATGTAAAAGTTATACAACCATCTTAGTTCCCTTGCGCAGACGCAGTATTTGGGCAGATGACTATTTAGCTCGGTTCCTCCCTGCTAGCCATAAAATTTGTACACAAGAAGTGCATCTCCCTCATGACCCCTATAACATGTTTAATGATCCGACATTTTATACCACCATGATAGACACTTCATTTGCACCTCTCTTTGAATTCGATCGTAATAAATATGTTTTTAGTCAGTTATTAGGAAAACCTCTTACAGAAATCACCTATCACCTTGATCTATCTTCTTTACCAAAAGATTTCTCTCTCCCTTGCCCTGAAAAGTACGGTGTTTTTGTTTTAGGCGCTTCAAGTCCTCGTAGAAAATGGGCTTTAACCTCTTGGATACAACTGGCTCAAAAAATAGATCCCTCTTTTAAAGTTGTGCTGTGCGGTACTGCAGGTGAAGTTTTAGAAGGCGCAAAGATTGAGCGATCCTGTCCGCGTGTACTTAATTTAGTGCGTAAAACTAGTTTGTTAGAACTTGTACATGTGCTTTCTCGGGCTTCTTTTATTGTATCTACAGAATCAGGTGTTCCCCATCTTGCAATGGCTCTAGGCTTGGGGCCTGTTTTTGTCATCTCAAATGGCAATGGTCTTGGGTATTTTGTACCCTACCCTCAACATCTTACTAACACCGATTACCATGTTATCTATCATCCAGAAATAGAAGCGCTTTTACAAACCCCACATGGCTTTGGTCGCTGCATGGAGGCTTATAAAGATAATAGACTAGACTTACGCATATCCCATCCAGAGTTTGCTAAGAGGGTAGCAGAAAAAATGTTTCCTGATTTTGTCAAAGATATTTAG
- the argS gene encoding arginine--tRNA ligase, giving the protein MHYTIKTLLERVLQTEVILEHPKDRSLGHYASVVAFPLAKVYKKPPKIIALELVDRLLEDEECQAVFAKIEALNGYINFTLKESFLDRFCNQALKLGVDFGKEADKNESLYLEFVSANPTGPLHIGHARGAIFGDSFGNLARFLGYRVHTEYYVNDLGAQIKLLGLSLWLAICEMQHLKVEYPTEYYRGAYINELAQKALEHFPDLNNNDPNLYATLGDFAKEVVLAQIEQSLADLGIVIENYASERAMFAHQEEVFKRLEQAGGVYEFEGKRWLKSSMFGDEKDRVIRKNDGDFTYIAGDITYHDYKFKQGFDHYINIFGADHHGYVARIKAALQFLGYEAQKLEVLLVQMVALLQNGKPYKMSKRAGNSVLLSDVLEDMGKDALRFVFLSKKLDTHLEFDIASLQKQDSSNPIFYIHYANARIHTMLEKFFQKPNASLQAILSSSLENLPESGGALLFNALNLPKILQTAFQDRELQKICDYLKGLAADFHSFYNAYRILDTPQELPYLKLCQMVSLSLTIGLKLLGIEAKRKM; this is encoded by the coding sequence ATGCATTACACGATCAAAACCCTACTAGAACGGGTTTTACAAACAGAGGTGATCTTAGAGCACCCTAAAGATAGAAGTTTAGGGCATTATGCTAGTGTGGTTGCTTTTCCTTTAGCAAAGGTGTATAAAAAGCCACCTAAGATTATCGCGCTAGAGTTGGTGGATCGTCTTTTAGAAGATGAAGAGTGTCAGGCTGTTTTTGCAAAAATAGAAGCACTCAATGGCTATATTAATTTTACCCTCAAAGAAAGTTTTTTAGATCGCTTTTGCAATCAGGCCTTAAAACTGGGGGTAGATTTTGGCAAAGAAGCGGATAAAAACGAGAGCCTTTATTTAGAATTTGTCAGCGCAAATCCTACAGGACCTTTGCATATCGGGCATGCCAGAGGGGCAATTTTTGGAGATAGCTTTGGCAATTTAGCCCGCTTTTTAGGCTACAGAGTACACACCGAATATTATGTCAACGATCTAGGCGCACAGATTAAATTACTCGGCCTTTCACTTTGGCTAGCTATTTGTGAGATGCAACATCTCAAAGTAGAATACCCAACAGAGTATTATAGAGGCGCGTATATCAATGAACTAGCTCAAAAGGCATTGGAGCATTTCCCGGATTTAAATAACAATGATCCCAATCTTTACGCCACATTAGGAGACTTTGCTAAAGAAGTGGTATTAGCTCAAATAGAGCAGAGTTTAGCAGATTTGGGAATTGTTATAGAAAATTATGCGAGTGAAAGGGCGATGTTTGCGCATCAAGAGGAGGTTTTTAAGCGTTTAGAGCAGGCCGGAGGCGTGTATGAATTTGAGGGCAAGAGGTGGCTTAAATCTAGCATGTTTGGAGATGAAAAAGATCGCGTGATTCGTAAAAATGATGGGGACTTTACCTATATCGCTGGGGACATCACCTACCATGATTATAAATTCAAACAGGGCTTTGATCATTACATTAATATTTTTGGGGCTGATCACCACGGCTATGTAGCCCGTATCAAGGCAGCTTTGCAGTTTCTAGGCTATGAGGCACAAAAGTTAGAGGTGCTTTTGGTGCAAATGGTGGCTTTATTGCAAAATGGCAAGCCTTATAAAATGAGTAAGCGGGCGGGTAATTCAGTGCTGCTTAGCGATGTACTAGAGGACATGGGCAAAGATGCTTTGCGTTTTGTGTTTCTGAGTAAAAAGCTAGATACGCATTTAGAATTTGACATTGCTAGTTTGCAAAAACAAGACAGTTCTAATCCCATTTTTTATATCCACTACGCCAACGCCCGTATCCACACCATGTTAGAAAAATTCTTCCAAAAGCCTAATGCTAGCTTGCAGGCTATTCTCTCAAGTTCTTTAGAAAATCTCCCCGAGTCTGGGGGCGCTCTTCTTTTTAACGCTCTTAATTTGCCTAAAATTTTACAAACCGCCTTTCAAGATAGGGAGTTGCAAAAGATATGCGATTATCTTAAAGGTTTAGCTGCCGATTTTCACAGTTTTTATAATGCCTATAGAATTTTAGACACCCCGCAAGAATTGCCCTATTTAAAACTTTGCCAAATGGTAAGCTTGAGTCTAACAATTGGTTTAAAATTACTTGGGATTGAAGCTAAAAGAAAGATGTAA
- a CDS encoding CgeB family protein produces MFYQDDGSYGTAHYGFNMGRLLNCKEANSFINTTKICEIIDNAPANAKPDLLMIQGWGWNYSPRDLLLIKHRYKDLKILNLQMDDAAGYGLDSPLGTHAILPFIDLALTTAPEKVEWILKEGTPAFYFPLASSLDFYHPLENVERVYDIGFVGLNYGGRGEMIKALEKENFKVKAYFY; encoded by the coding sequence TTGTTTTATCAAGATGATGGGAGCTATGGGACAGCACATTATGGATTTAACATGGGTCGCTTGCTTAACTGCAAAGAGGCAAACTCTTTTATTAACACCACTAAAATTTGTGAAATTATAGACAACGCCCCAGCAAATGCAAAACCCGATCTTTTAATGATCCAAGGGTGGGGGTGGAATTACAGTCCTAGAGATTTATTGTTGATCAAACACCGCTACAAAGACCTTAAAATCCTTAATCTACAAATGGATGATGCAGCTGGCTATGGTTTAGATAGTCCTTTGGGCACACATGCCATTTTACCCTTCATTGATCTAGCCCTCACTACAGCGCCTGAAAAAGTAGAATGGATACTTAAAGAGGGCACGCCCGCTTTTTATTTCCCTCTAGCCTCTAGTTTAGATTTCTACCACCCCTTAGAAAATGTAGAGCGTGTCTATGATATTGGATTTGTAGGGCTTAATTATGGTGGGCGAGGTGAGATGATCAAAGCCTTAGAGAAGGAAAATTTTAAAGTAAAGGCTTATTTCTATTAA